In one Candidatus Absconditicoccus praedator genomic region, the following are encoded:
- a CDS encoding nitrogenase component 1, with product MGSEINAIKYSDTTNIPFLVGVLLGVNAIRDSAILVDGPDCIFFKSEIIDMNHDKFSSLRSSSRNQKVFFTNLTTRNIVKGHEKFVYDKISEISKNRKINTIFLSSMPMAKLTGVQYEKIINESEIQQKIINVNLFEDRDWLEGYEEFLLSIAKNIDYSSLNLQKNKIGIVGNMYDRNEGDCIGNIRELRNLLNLIGLEAETIWLSGGDFEDLERIKNCEYVVKLPYGRKAADYIAKETGAKLIETSLPFGPYFTKKFLLDVYEGVYGRQLDENTSKKIKNEINTFLEKAKPFIKKDFLGKTLLYSGDPNFFNGIGDFASLLGLDVLGYIGYCRKNKNYYDEDNKEIKSKSYFGKTYYYINKQFSSADIDYFVGNSLISVSSQRSLIFSFPSLHSHFLNEKPFLGFKGAENFLERLVNLSYELYIK from the coding sequence ATGGGAAGTGAAATTAATGCCATAAAATATTCAGACACTACCAACATCCCTTTTTTAGTATGAGTTTTGTTGTGAGTTAATGCAATAAGAGATTCGGCTATACTAGTAGATGGTCCAGACTGTATTTTTTTTAAGTCTGAAATAATAGACATGAACCATGATAAATTTTCTTCTTTGAGAAGTTCTTCAAGAAATCAAAAAGTTTTTTTTACCAATCTTACAACAAGAAATATAGTAAAGTGACATGAAAAGTTTGTTTATGATAAAATAAGTGAAATATCAAAAAATAGAAAAATAAATACAATTTTTTTGTCTAGCATGCCAATGGCAAAACTTACGTGAGTGCAATATGAAAAAATAATAAATGAGTCTGAAATTCAGCAAAAAATAATTAATGTAAATTTGTTTGAGGATAGAGATTGGCTTGAATGATATGAAGAGTTTCTTTTGTCAATAGCAAAAAATATTGATTATTCAAGTTTAAACTTACAAAAAAATAAAATTTGAATTGTTTGAAACATGTATGATCGTAATGAGGGTGATTGTATCTGAAATATTAGAGAGCTAAGAAATTTATTAAACTTAATTTGATTAGAAGCAGAAACAATATGGTTGAGTGGTGGTGATTTTGAAGATTTGGAAAGAATAAAAAATTGTGAATATGTTGTTAAACTTCCCTATTGAAGAAAAGCTGCTGATTACATAGCAAAAGAAACTTGAGCTAAATTAATTGAAACTTCACTTCCATTTTGACCTTATTTTACGAAAAAATTTTTATTAGATGTTTATGAATGAGTTTACTGAAGACAGTTAGATGAGAATACAAGTAAAAAAATAAAAAATGAAATAAATACTTTTCTAGAAAAAGCTAAGCCATTTATCAAGAAAGATTTCTTAGGAAAAACTTTGTTGTATTCATGAGATCCCAATTTTTTTAATTGAATATGAGATTTTGCTTCTTTGTTGTGATTAGATGTTTTGTGATATATATGATATTGTAGGAAAAATAAAAATTATTATGATGAAGATAACAAGGAAATAAAAAGTAAGTCTTATTTCTGAAAAACATATTATTACATAAATAAACAATTTTCAAGTGCAGATATAGATTATTTTGTGTGAAATAGCTTGATTTCTGTGTCATCACAAAGATCTTTAATATTTTCTTTTCCTAGTTTGCACTCACACTTTTTAAATGAAAAGCCATTTTTGGGGTTTAAGTGAGCTGAGAATTTTTTGGAAAGGTTGGTAAATTTAAGCTACGAATTATATATAAAATAA
- a CDS encoding HD domain-containing protein gives MKLENVLRLPEDSSIQSYTDATKKNLSLVLSSDTNETLPESFMVFLENLDHGIQHTHNVYKKALEIADILEEESGEKTNKALIYVMAVMHDSGRFHLSDNHSKQDKCERQHNKCGVAQIRLFQKRLRSKGYDLDEGQISSIMDYIYNHDYMTERLDGAKLKEPDSLEGQIVRLADRVSTDVREEVRRYWETGKRRNTPLIKDGISLQDRVEFSFDKIGEYIKAGKLDQMMFFFALISISPSDFSHPQLAKIYGNWSREKEDSIDEIMLIAEEEGYDKEKVRAVIDQYLDYFNINLK, from the coding sequence ATGAAACTAGAAAATGTTTTAAGATTACCAGAGGATTCTAGCATCCAATCTTATACTGATGCTACCAAAAAAAATTTGTCTTTGGTGCTTTCTAGTGATACAAATGAAACTCTTCCAGAAAGCTTTATGGTTTTTTTGGAAAACTTGGATCATGGGATTCAACATACTCACAATGTATACAAAAAAGCATTGGAAATAGCAGATATTCTTGAAGAGGAGTCTGGAGAAAAAACAAACAAAGCTTTGATATATGTTATGGCTGTGATGCATGATTCAGGAAGGTTTCATCTAAGTGATAATCATAGTAAACAAGATAAGTGTGAAAGACAGCACAACAAATGTTGAGTAGCTCAAATAAGACTTTTTCAAAAAAGACTTAGATCAAAATGATATGATTTGGATGAATGACAAATTTCTTCTATTATGGACTATATTTACAATCATGACTATATGACAGAAAGGCTTGATTGAGCAAAACTAAAAGAACCAGATTCCTTGGAGTGACAGATAGTAAGACTTGCTGACAGAGTCAGTACAGATGTTAGAGAAGAGGTGAGAAGATATTGGGAGACTGGGAAAAGAAGAAATACTCCTTTGATAAAAGATGGTATATCTTTGCAGGATAGGGTAGAGTTTAGCTTTGATAAAATTTGAGAATATATAAAGGCTTGAAAACTTGATCAGATGATGTTTTTCTTTGCTTTGATAAGTATATCTCCTAGTGATTTTTCTCATCCTCAATTGGCTAAAATATATGGTAACTGGTCTAGAGAAAAAGAAGACTCTATAGATGAGATCATGTTGATTGCTGAAGAAGAGGGTTATGACAAAGAAAAAGTTAGAGCAGTTATAGACCAATATTTGGATTATTTTAATATTAATTTGAAATAA
- a CDS encoding ATP-binding protein — MKIAICGAHGVGKTTISKKISEKFDLEVLPDIVVDAYNMGLEINEGTPIETQTWLIGQQMANEKTRSDFVADKCIFDYYVYAKALGMDDDVVSVAKKVATKTHNYDYIFYIAPEFPIEDDGVRSTDPDFQASIDKTYKKFLDDLGINYTQLTGTVEDRMNQVLDTVSQ; from the coding sequence ATGAAGATAGCAATATGTGGTGCTCATTGAGTTGGTAAAACTACTATATCCAAAAAAATATCAGAAAAGTTTGATTTGGAAGTGCTTCCTGATATAGTAGTAGATGCTTACAATATGTGACTTGAAATAAATGAATGAACTCCTATAGAAACTCAAACTTGGTTGATATGACAACAAATGGCAAATGAAAAGACAAGAAGCGATTTTGTGGCAGATAAATGTATTTTTGATTATTATGTGTATGCAAAAGCTTTAGGTATGGATGATGATGTAGTGTCAGTAGCCAAAAAAGTAGCTACAAAGACTCATAATTATGACTATATATTTTATATTGCTCCAGAGTTCCCTATAGAAGATGATGGTGTGAGAAGTACTGACCCTGATTTCCAAGCAAGTATAGATAAAACTTACAAAAAATTTTTGGATGATTTGTGAATTAACTATACACAACTTACTTGAACTGTGGAAGATAGAATGAATCAAGTTTTAGATACAGTAAGCCAATAA
- the ligA gene encoding NAD-dependent DNA ligase LigA has product MIDNSLEKLTQKFLKLNSPQEIEDVDNSYHDLIDVLVYHNNLYYIYSNPTISDYQYDQLFDLLKKIEETNPQIISPNSPTQRLVGQIQDSFKTAEHETPMLSLENSYNAQDLLDKDEFIAKRVEEKYTYSLEPKFDGSSVELVYENGKLSKAITRGDGYTGEDITENVKMIDTVPLYLKNFENISKLIVRGEIVMPKSVFNKLNQEKEKKGESSFANPRNAATGTLRQLDPQIVANRKLVCFIYDCVYQSSDFNSFAETESELKEALKSFGFAVYDWHKVCENIQEVIDICQDPQTQEYFENQNIEFDGIVVKINERKFHEKLGATNHHPRWAIAYKFPAKQIATKIIDVELNVSRTSSINPVAILETVNLSGVNISRATLHNWDFINEKDIRIGDWVWIQRSGEVIPYILSVIKEKRTGEEKQIYPPTVCPVCDSKVMKVEGDVNYYCSNINCPSVIKEKIIHFVSKDCMDIDGLGSKFIETLVDTGIIKHYADLYSLKNKKSYLKSLPLMGDKRVDDMLFQIENSKNPPLWRLINALGIKFVGKKTAKILVENLETISPGASLESETAPGLVIKYLTDEEFLSQIHGIGEKIILSLKETFTNEENIQIMNELYQAGVRFDNLGQKKEKLPLEGVKFCITGSFQQKRDEIVENLEKYGAEFSSQVTKDLNFLLAGEKGGSKIEKAKKLGVNILSVDDLIKKYVFLKNDFGFRKNFPKQAGLF; this is encoded by the coding sequence ATGATAGATAATTCATTGGAAAAACTTACACAAAAATTTTTGAAACTAAACTCTCCTCAAGAAATTGAGGATGTTGATAACAGCTATCATGACTTGATAGATGTTTTGGTGTATCACAACAATCTTTATTATATATATTCTAATCCTACTATTTCTGATTACCAGTATGATCAACTTTTTGATTTACTAAAAAAAATAGAAGAAACAAATCCTCAAATAATTTCTCCAAACTCTCCCACACAAAGACTAGTGGGTCAAATCCAAGACAGTTTCAAAACTGCTGAACACGAAACTCCGATGCTCAGTTTGGAAAATAGTTATAATGCACAGGATCTTTTGGATAAAGATGAATTTATTGCCAAAAGAGTGGAAGAAAAATATACTTATTCTTTGGAACCAAAATTTGATGGAAGTAGTGTAGAACTTGTTTATGAAAATTGAAAATTATCGAAAGCTATTACCAGGTGAGATGGATATACAGGTGAGGATATTACAGAAAACGTGAAAATGATAGATACTGTTCCTTTGTATTTGAAAAATTTTGAAAATATTTCCAAGTTGATAGTAAGATGAGAGATAGTGATGCCAAAATCTGTTTTCAATAAGCTAAATCAAGAAAAAGAAAAAAAATGAGAATCTTCATTTGCAAATCCAAGAAATGCAGCTACTGGTACTTTGAGACAGTTAGACCCTCAGATTGTAGCAAATAGGAAATTGGTTTGTTTTATTTATGATTGTGTCTACCAAAGCTCAGACTTTAATAGCTTTGCTGAAACAGAGTCTGAACTTAAAGAAGCTTTGAAAAGTTTTGGTTTTGCAGTTTATGACTGGCATAAAGTTTGTGAAAATATACAGGAAGTTATTGATATATGTCAAGATCCACAAACTCAAGAATACTTTGAAAATCAAAATATAGAATTTGATTGAATAGTTGTCAAAATCAATGAAAGAAAATTTCATGAAAAACTATGAGCTACAAACCATCATCCAAGATGGGCTATAGCATACAAATTTCCAGCCAAACAAATTGCTACTAAGATTATAGATGTAGAGTTGAATGTGTCTCGTACTTCAAGCATTAATCCTGTGGCTATTTTGGAAACTGTGAATTTATCAGGAGTAAATATTTCTAGAGCTACTCTGCACAATTGGGATTTTATAAATGAAAAAGATATTAGGATATGAGATTGGGTATGGATCCAAAGAAGTGGCGAAGTGATTCCATATATTTTATCAGTTATCAAAGAAAAAAGAACTTGAGAAGAAAAACAAATTTATCCTCCTACAGTTTGTCCTGTATGTGATAGCAAAGTTATGAAGGTAGAAGGAGATGTGAATTATTATTGTAGTAATATTAACTGTCCTTCTGTAATCAAAGAAAAAATCATACATTTTGTAAGCAAAGACTGTATGGATATAGATGGTTTGGGTTCCAAGTTTATAGAAACACTGGTAGATACTGGTATTATCAAACATTATGCTGATTTGTATTCTTTGAAAAATAAAAAGTCTTATTTGAAAAGTCTTCCTCTGATGTGAGACAAGAGGGTAGATGATATGCTTTTCCAGATAGAAAACAGTAAAAATCCTCCTTTGTGGAGGTTGATAAATGCTTTGGGTATAAAGTTTGTAGGGAAAAAGACTGCTAAAATTTTGGTAGAGAACTTAGAAACTATAAGTCCGGGGGCAAGTTTGGAATCCGAAACAGCGCCCGGGCTTGTAATAAAATACCTCACAGATGAAGAATTTCTTTCCCAAATTCATTGAATATGAGAAAAAATTATTTTGTCTTTGAAAGAAACTTTTACAAATGAGGAAAATATACAGATTATGAATGAACTTTATCAAGCTTGAGTAAGATTTGATAATTTGGGTCAAAAGAAAGAAAAATTGCCTTTAGAATGAGTGAAATTTTGTATTACCTGAAGTTTTCAGCAAAAAAGAGATGAAATAGTGGAAAATTTAGAAAAATATTGAGCAGAGTTTTCTTCTCAAGTCACAAAAGACTTAAATTTTCTTTTGGCATGAGAAAAATGAGGTTCCAAGATTGAAAAAGCTAAAAAATTATGAGTAAATATACTTTCTGTTGATGATTTGATAAAAAAATATGTTTTTTTGAAAAATGATTTTGGTTTTAGAAAAAATTTTCCCAAACAAGCTTGATTGTTTTAA
- a CDS encoding type II secretion system F family protein, translating into MLEELITKIYNYKLSRTISNKEKILLFKELSYLVKGGVGIVDALKIIGENSNNIAINNICDKLIKSLKKGETFSRSLGKLPKHFNEGDVSIIKSGENSGELENVLMYLSKEYSFIDNIKKQYISSLIYPVFLLLISLFAVYITFTVILPGVISLVDEFDAGELPFATNLMITLTEFFNENGFRILFGFFLMIFGFSVFVSTKEGKKWFDGAVLNIPIIGKITQYYYLMKFFRYKKLLISAGMDYKSIFKNLKNIMPNYYYKTMLDEVLVGINKGESFVDIMISYKNIIPSDIGALIKSGEETANIDTALGNVIEIYEEEFYSKLNNIGKMIEPIMILIVGVVIGFIAMGIFSIITHLIDNISL; encoded by the coding sequence ATGTTGGAAGAGTTAATAACAAAAATTTATAACTACAAACTTTCAAGAACAATTTCAAACAAAGAAAAAATTTTGTTGTTTAAGGAACTTTCATATTTAGTTAAATGATGAGTTTGAATAGTTGATGCATTAAAGATAATTTGAGAAAACTCAAATAATATAGCAATTAATAATATATGTGATAAGTTAATAAAATCACTAAAAAAATGAGAAACTTTTTCAAGAAGTTTATGAAAGCTGCCAAAACATTTTAATGAATGAGATGTCAGTATTATAAAATCTTGAGAAAATTCTTGAGAATTAGAAAATGTTTTGATGTATCTTTCAAAGGAATATAGTTTTATAGATAATATAAAAAAACAATACATTTCTAGTCTTATATATCCAGTTTTTTTGTTGTTAATTTCACTTTTTGCAGTTTATATAACGTTTACAGTAATATTACCTTGAGTAATATCTTTGGTAGATGAGTTTGATGCATGAGAACTCCCTTTTGCTACCAATCTGATGATCACACTTACAGAATTTTTTAATGAAAATGGTTTTAGGATACTTTTTTGATTTTTTCTGATGATTTTTGGTTTTTCTGTCTTTGTATCTACTAAAGAGTGAAAAAAATGGTTTGATTGAGCTGTTTTAAATATACCAATTATTTGAAAAATTACTCAATATTATTATCTTATGAAATTTTTTAGATATAAAAAGCTTTTGATATCTGCATGAATGGATTATAAAAGCATTTTCAAAAATTTAAAAAATATTATGCCAAATTATTATTATAAAACTATGTTGGATGAAGTATTAGTATGAATAAATAAATGAGAAAGTTTTGTTGATATTATGATTAGTTATAAAAATATTATACCTTCAGATATTTGAGCTTTGATAAAATCTTGAGAGGAAACAGCAAATATAGATACAGCACTATGAAATGTGATAGAAATCTATGAAGAAGAGTTTTATTCAAAACTTAATAATATATGAAAAATGATAGAGCCAATTATGATATTAATTGTGGGTGTTGTAATTGGTTTTATTGCTATGTGAATATTTTCAATAATTACTCATTTAATTGATAATATTAGTTTATAA
- a CDS encoding type IV pilus modification PilV family protein, whose amino-acid sequence MMPKLKKSITLMEVLIVILILGFILTSLLSLVARNFFNVDQVTMRSQATYFAKEGIEMVLNIVDTNKEKGMVRNCVDYDSNYECKDTFLTGTYKVGLEISSSQYDINPTSQNFEDNLLYYHTGSESKFYFNHDDTGEETFFARYLEFDEMNLKDGQQSDDIFKVESVVEYNKGGNKNEVSLETFISNTR is encoded by the coding sequence ATGATGCCAAAACTAAAAAAATCTATTACATTGATGGAGGTTTTAATTGTGATTTTAATTTTGTGATTTATTCTTACTTCTTTGTTGTCTTTGGTTGCAAGAAACTTTTTTAATGTTGATCAAGTGACTATGAGATCACAGGCTACATATTTTGCAAAGGAATGAATAGAAATGGTTTTAAATATTGTTGATACCAATAAAGAAAAATGAATGGTTCGAAATTGTGTAGATTATGATTCAAATTATGAGTGCAAAGATACTTTTTTAACATGAACTTATAAAGTATGATTGGAAATTTCATCTTCACAGTATGATATTAATCCAACATCACAAAATTTTGAAGATAATCTTTTGTATTATCATACATGATCTGAATCAAAATTTTATTTTAATCATGATGATACTTGAGAAGAAACATTTTTTGCAAGATATCTTGAGTTTGATGAGATGAACTTGAAGGATTGACAACAATCTGATGATATATTTAAAGTTGAGTCTGTGGTTGAATATAATAAATGATGAAATAAAAACGAAGTGAGCTTGGAAACATTTATATCAAATACAAGATAA
- a CDS encoding type II secretion system protein has protein sequence MKKSFTLIELMISIVVVGILFAVLFRSYIFIANANIRIENEKNVSNEVMFLSNSLEDFSEIYNINYDNYDDLEDDDGLVEKLYLDDISVYKTGTNSKSWIQLEKNGEDIPLTNKNNVYIESLGFKILPYEDLDDGNLEYEDMYNYGFWVFIQAKNADYTKDNWPYSVNTKFQSFYNID, from the coding sequence ATGAAAAAATCTTTCACATTAATAGAATTAATGATTTCAATAGTTGTTGTTTGAATACTTTTTGCAGTTTTATTTAGAAGTTATATTTTCATAGCAAATGCAAATATAAGAATAGAGAATGAGAAAAATGTATCTAATGAAGTTATGTTTTTGTCTAATAGTTTAGAAGATTTTTCAGAAATTTACAATATAAATTATGATAATTATGATGATCTTGAAGATGATGATTGATTGGTAGAAAAATTATATCTTGATGATATATCCGTTTACAAGACATGAACAAATTCAAAATCTTGGATTCAGTTAGAAAAAAATTGAGAAGATATACCCTTAACAAATAAAAATAATGTATATATTGAAAGCTTATGATTCAAAATTCTTCCTTATGAAGATTTGGATGATTGAAATTTGGAGTATGAAGATATGTATAATTATGGTTTTTGGGTTTTTATACAAGCAAAAAATGCAGATTACACCAAAGATAATTGGCCATATTCAGTAAATACAAAATTTCAGTCTTTTTATAATATTGATTAA
- the dnaE gene encoding DNA polymerase III subunit alpha: MDIFEFEIRLLSYKGLNEKYNLNFSEEEIINLVKITNKGSLTKKLTETTPEELKQITFETYTNYKKSFLEKYGDQTVGQYNLREYINRLEYELKVIKEMGYNTYFLIVQDYINRARKNNISVGPGRGSGGGSFLAYALGITDIDPLDYDLIFERFLNPARVSMPDIDTDFEDIKREDVVEYTKQKYGSEKIAVIGTYMTMAAKAAFKDVARVFGIAFEQSNKISGYITEKTIQKSIEENPELQETIEENENIKKILELAAKLEGTVRQIGVHACGVVIAPEEISQYTPVQYPPLPGGKKEPDTSRIISQYDGHFLEDIGLLKMDFLGLRNLSIIKNTIKIIKARKEKEGKKLDDIFKNYFETMNFYPPLDDKETYEKTFQIGETSGVFQFESDGMRAWLKKLKPNNINDIIAMVSLYRPGPMEFIPSYVARKHGEEKVEYMPKEVYNEIKEQYGEKEAQIQAQKLEQDLSPFMDVTYGIPVYQEQLMRIVQAVAGFSLAESDMLRRGVGKKIKEVIEQLKKEFIERATEKGYKKETCIYVYEKMIEPAANYSFNKSHAACYSLIAYQTAYLKAHYPIEFHAALLRSVEEDTEKLAKFIDELGMKGFEITPPDVNKSFIHVAAIDNKVNLGFVSIKGVGVEVAKTIQKERKNNGEFKNFEDFLKRCKLAINKKSLESLAKSGALDKLEDRNTILANIDNILNRIKNSSNNGGGLFDIESMNVGLNLEQQPKTDKLQKLFFEEETFKTFVSGHIFDGFFNYIKANFNFISMFKEVEDYGQFKIIGFIKEMRKIRKKGTFVTIEDVSGSIDIFLKETLDLKKYDIIILEGYKGKSISTKKIIKLELEELLEKAKKSNKYDQSEKIVGVRAKRNQSTQPEQNKEDKTKEDKSTNPQNTNIISKNDDNTDNKSEKKEKYFDPPEDIQIISQISQIIKENPGDKEIYIGTKKVKLSEKGVQQIKNVLKS; this comes from the coding sequence ATGGATATTTTTGAGTTTGAAATTCGTTTACTTTCATATAAATGATTAAATGAAAAATATAATCTTAATTTTTCTGAAGAAGAAATAATAAACTTAGTAAAAATTACAAACAAATGAAGTCTAACAAAAAAACTTACTGAAACAACTCCAGAAGAACTAAAACAAATAACTTTTGAAACATACACAAATTACAAAAAAAGCTTTTTAGAAAAGTATTGAGATCAAACAGTTTGACAGTACAACCTCAGAGAATATATAAATCGTTTGGAGTACGAGCTCAAGGTTATCAAAGAAATGTGATACAACACCTATTTTTTGATTGTCCAAGATTATATTAACCGAGCAAGAAAAAATAATATATCTGTATGACCTGGAAGATGAAGTTGATGAGGTAGTTTCCTTGCTTATGCTTTGGGTATTACAGATATAGATCCACTTGATTATGATTTGATTTTTGAAAGATTCCTAAATCCAGCAAGAGTAAGCATGCCCGATATAGATACAGATTTTGAAGATATTAAAAGAGAAGATGTGGTAGAATACACCAAACAAAAATATTGAAGCGAAAAAATTGCTGTTATATGAACATATATGACCATGGCTGCAAAAGCAGCTTTCAAAGATGTAGCAAGAGTTTTTGGTATTGCTTTTGAACAGTCCAACAAAATATCTTGATACATAACAGAAAAAACAATACAAAAATCAATAGAAGAAAACCCGGAACTCCAAGAAACAATAGAAGAAAATGAAAATATTAAAAAAATTCTTGAACTTGCAGCAAAACTTGAATGAACGGTAAGACAAATTTGAGTACATGCTTGCTGAGTTGTAATTGCCCCAGAAGAAATAAGCCAATATACTCCTGTACAATACCCACCTTTACCATGATGAAAGAAAGAACCAGATACAAGCAGGATAATATCACAGTATGACGGACATTTTTTGGAAGATATATGACTTCTTAAAATGGATTTTTTGGGACTTAGAAACCTTAGTATAATTAAAAATACAATTAAAATAATTAAAGCAAGAAAAGAAAAAGAATGAAAAAAATTAGATGATATTTTCAAAAACTACTTTGAAACAATGAATTTTTATCCACCATTGGACGACAAAGAAACATATGAAAAAACCTTTCAAATTTGAGAAACTTCTTGAGTATTTCAGTTTGAATCAGACTGAATGAGGGCCTGGCTTAAAAAACTTAAACCCAACAATATAAATGACATTATTGCTATGGTATCTTTATACCGTCCTTGACCTATGGAATTTATACCATCATATGTTGCAAGAAAACATTGAGAAGAAAAAGTTGAATACATGCCTAAAGAGGTTTATAATGAAATAAAAGAACAGTACTGAGAAAAAGAAGCACAAATTCAAGCACAAAAACTTGAGCAAGACTTATCTCCTTTTATGGATGTAACTTATTGAATTCCTGTATACCAAGAACAGCTTATGAGAATAGTACAAGCAGTGGCCTGATTCTCTCTAGCTGAATCTGACATGCTTCGTAGATGAGTAGGTAAAAAAATAAAAGAAGTAATTGAACAACTTAAAAAAGAGTTTATAGAAAGAGCTACTGAAAAATGATACAAAAAAGAAACTTGTATATATGTGTATGAGAAAATGATAGAACCTGCAGCAAACTACTCATTCAACAAATCACATGCAGCTTGTTATTCATTGATAGCATATCAAACAGCATACCTTAAAGCACATTACCCTATAGAATTTCATGCTGCATTATTAAGATCAGTAGAAGAAGATACGGAGAAACTTGCTAAATTTATTGATGAATTATGAATGAAATGATTTGAAATTACTCCTCCAGATGTAAACAAATCGTTTATTCATGTTGCTGCAATAGATAATAAAGTAAATCTTTGATTTGTTAGTATAAAATGAGTATGAGTGGAAGTAGCAAAAACAATTCAAAAAGAAAGAAAAAACAACTGAGAGTTCAAGAATTTTGAAGACTTTCTAAAAAGATGTAAACTTGCCATAAACAAAAAAAGCCTTGAATCACTAGCAAAATCATGAGCACTTGACAAATTAGAAGACCGCAATACTATACTAGCAAATATAGATAATATACTTAACCGAATCAAAAACTCCTCAAATAACTGATGATGACTTTTTGATATAGAAAGTATGAATGTGTGATTAAATCTTGAACAACAACCCAAAACAGACAAACTACAAAAACTTTTTTTTGAAGAAGAGACTTTTAAAACATTTGTTTCAGGTCATATATTTGATTGATTTTTCAACTATATAAAAGCAAATTTTAATTTTATAAGTATGTTTAAAGAAGTTGAAGATTATGGGCAGTTCAAGATAATTTGATTCATAAAAGAGATGAGAAAAATTAGAAAAAAATGAACATTTGTAACAATTGAAGATGTTAGTTGAAGTATTGATATATTTTTAAAAGAAACCTTAGACCTTAAAAAATATGATATAATAATACTTGAAGGATATAAAGGAAAATCTATTAGTACCAAAAAAATTATTAAGCTTGAATTAGAAGAGCTTTTAGAAAAAGCTAAAAAATCAAACAAATATGATCAATCAGAAAAAATAGTTTGAGTAAGAGCAAAAAGAAATCAATCAACTCAACCTGAACAAAACAAAGAAGACAAAACAAAAGAAGATAAAAGTACGAACCCTCAAAACACAAATATAATCTCCAAAAACGATGATAATACTGACAATAAATCCGAAAAAAAAGAAAAATATTTTGACCCACCAGAAGATATTCAAATAATTTCACAAATCAGCCAAATCATCAAAGAAAATCCTTGAGACAAAGAAATTTATATTTGAACAAAAAAAGTAAAATTATCAGAAAAATGAGTTCAACAAATAAAAAATGTGTTGAAAAGTTAA